A segment of the Cricetulus griseus strain 17A/GY chromosome 6, alternate assembly CriGri-PICRH-1.0, whole genome shotgun sequence genome:
ACAACCCTTTTGTATCCAAGAAGCTTTTACACAATTttgagtatatgcatatatagagcaggtataaaaatcaaacatttagtGATACTAAACCATACagaaatgtatattaaaatgattctttggtatgtataaaatattacaatttaCTAAACACAAAAATCATACCAATCAAAATTTGCTTTGATTGAGGTAgctatgcttatttatttttacataaagaaatcTCTTGGGTAGGTAGCAAGGCTTAGTGGGCAAAGGTACTGGCATGCAACCCTGATGACTCTAGCCTGAGATCCCACAAGGTAGTAGGAGATAACTGACTCCCgagattgacctctgaccttcacatatgtacctttgcatgctctctctctctctctctctctctctctctctctctccctctctctctcccttcctccctccctcccttcctttgtcccttcctcactctctctctcttaataacaaaagaaaataatttttaaaaggaatgttgTTTTCATATTTGGCACTATGGGAATTAGAGCATTGTACTATTTTTCAGAGGTGATCaatatttccatttctatttGTCAGTGCTGAGAGTGCTAGTTCATATAAATATGCAGTACAAATGGCATAAGCCTGtctagggccatttcagaaactgtTTCAAATTCTGCCCtaatcccaaaccaaaattaaacatattttatgaaacTGGGGTCAGCAACTCCAACAGCAGTCTTTCAAGTCTAATATTCTAACACAATGCAACCCAAAAATACACCGATGTGATGCATGCCAAGAACTGATGGTAGGAAATACTGGAAAGCCACTTTCCAGAATTCACACATTGCCTTTCTATAAGAGCAGGCAGCTTCGTTTGCAGAACAAAAGCACCGCAAGTCAAAGCTTGTAGTCTCAAATCTGAGCCATGGTGTTTCAGTTGGTGTTTGTTGGCAGTGTGTGGTATGAGGGAATGAGACATAACAAGAGCATATGTGTGTTTAGAACCAAGGCACACTGTGAATAACATAGGCAGGAATTCTCAGAACTACTGATTCTTAATATGCTTCATAATTGGATTAATATGATTCTTAATTTGACTTTCGAGCATGTGGAAGCCCTGAGGTCAATAAAAGATGCCCAGGAGGGTACCAGTAGCATCACTGGACTCAGTGGATTATTTAAAATGGGGAAGGAGTCTTGAAGTTGGAAGAGGGATGTAGGGAGTATCGAGTCATCCACTGGAACACAGTTAACCTACCATGGCTATGGTTAACCATAAAGCAAACTGACTCTCATCCACCTAGTAGCCATCGATTGTCAGTAACAGCTCCTCAGTTAGAGGAAGCCCCTCTGTACTCCATGCTGCAGtattgactggcttgattttgtgctggtcttgtgcaggcaaccatagCTGCTCTGAGTTCATGAGTGCCAAGGTCCAGTTACACAATCTTTTATCAAAAGAAAGGTAACTGAATTGCATCTCTGACTCTAGGTAGAAACTTGGCATCTCAAATGCTCAAAGGATTATAAGATTACAAAAACAGGGTCTGTCAATCACCTAGACAGAAAATCACCACTCAAGAAAACTATCTGTTATACCCAAGGACACATTAAGAAAATTGGAGGGGAAAGTATCCCATCAATAAGCTAtataccctaaatgtccttctctCCATCGGTTGCTTAAAGATCCTCACTACTTAGCCTGCTCTCTGAGTTCTAATTCAAAACAACAtagtcttccctccctccactttctgtctctttgttgACTACTAGCCCAAATCCTAAGCCCCCTTTCCCTGGCATGCTGGGCATCCCTGTTCTCTAAAGGGCACCCGAGTCCTCTGCAGCAGCTGAGGAGAGATCACTACCTCCGAGAACATGGTTTCCTCTCTTCCTATTAcccacttcctcctcccagagGCCGCCAGGAGTTTTCTTCTGAGTCcatttaaagtcttttttttttttttttttaacctgtgagAGTAGGAACCTGCAAAGGTGGTGGAAAAGATGGGGGCATGCTGGTATTTTACTGCAGCACATTGGGTACTTCTTGTAGAAAGGAATCTGCGTGCACAAGCTGTAACTAGCCGGCACACAATACTAACATTTGGTTTGATGGGAGATGGCCTTTAACCTAGACCATAACCTAGGTGGTGCCTCTGTGCAGGCTCAGTGGCCTTGGTGCACAGAATCACTGCTGCACAGAGAGAGATGACAATGAGTGGGAATATGGGGACAATAAAGGGCAGACTTACCAACACTGTGAATCTCCAAGGCAAGGCTAACCCCACACCAGAGAGATAAGAACAAACTTTGCAGGGGTTCACCACCTGCTATAGTTGTAGATTGGGAGACAGTGGCCCACTGGGGGACATGGAATCTGTCTTCCCAGATTTCGGGCTCTCTGACAAAATGCAGCTTAAATTCaattcctgtttctgctttctggTGTGGGGTATCACAGGCATCATGAATTTCAGTTTTTCACTTATGAAAGGGGACCCCTGGCTACTCAGTAACACTCCAAGGTACCTTCTTAGTGTATGGCACTTGTTCAGAGGAATTTGTGTGGAAACAAGAagtgaaagcagagacagaagcagaggaaaACGTCTTCACACTTGGATTTGGCTATTCCTTTTGATGACTCAAAGCTTGAGAAAGATTCAGACAAGCAACAGAGTGAAAAGGCTTCCAAAGATTGCCACcccaatacatacacacagatcgATTTAAATTTGAGGAAACATAAAttggtcttttaaaatataaagttatcCCCACTGAAATaacatgtgaaatatttttaaaagaaaaaatccagaaACACAGTCCAAATATTTGTTAGTCCAAAAACTCTTTTTATACCTAATATCCTTACATCCAAGGGTAGCAAATATAAGAAGTAAGAATACGAAAATATCCTGACAAGTACAGTATTAAGACTTTAAATGaccagagagaaaaataacagaaagcatGTTCATTCAAAAGTCAGACTTACAACTCACCAAGATTATGAACCTGGAACCAGAGCTGGGAAGACTGACCATCTAAAAACAACTACAAATAAAACACCTTGTGTGTTCATCACTGAGCTATTGAAGATTCCCTTCACTACACATTAAGTCTTTGCTGATAAATGACTTTGTGACTCAAACAGCACTCGGTGGCTGCCTGTGggaagagcagggaaagaaaacaagactGACTTGACAATTCCCAGATATTGGCTCCTTCGAGATCCGAACTCCTGTCGCCAAACAAAGCCAGAAAGGTGCAGATACACCATTTTGGTTATTCCTATTTCTTGTCTTCATCGTTGTGTTTCCATTTTATCACCAGTTTTAACTAATTTCTTATTCACAGAAGAAGTCGATATCCTGGGGGGAAATGATTGAATTTTCAGActggtcaaaaaacaaaaaacaaataaacaaacaaacaaacaaaaaccaagccggtgtagatttttaatttaaaacaagatttaaCAATAGAGAGATTTGGATTTATGGTAAGTCAAGGTTGAAACCTAAGAATTTGAAATAACTATCACTTGAAGTCAAATACCATTTAAAATGAGGATCTTCATGTCCACCTCTAGTTTGCAGTTACTCAACAGATGGAGCACAGTGCTATGACGCGATGACAGGTGAACTGAGTCTGTTTGGCTGGGCTATGTTTGAAGCACAGTCCTCAGCTTGGGAGACTCACTTCAAAACAACACTCTTGCAAAGGAGTTCAGAAAGGATCTTTTCTTTTCTGGCCCATTTTTTTCTGCTACAGTTTATAAGACTCTGGGACAGTAGGAAAAGCAGGATTTTATTTCATGAGTAAGCGGACTCTATCTGCCACAAAGATAAGACTCAAAGAATTTTCTAGAATATTTTGACCTTCTTAAAAACAGGTGTTAATTTTTCTGCTTTCCATAAATAAATCTACTTTTCATAAAACCATCAGGAAGAACAGCTTAGTAATTTTTTAGTTCCTTTCTCTATGCCAGAAATGCCCTCCAGGATAATTTACATTTAGAACAGAAAGAGAATTGTTTATATACTTGAAATGTGCTAGGTCAGTCTCCATtgcactctctctgtctttctctgtctctatctcgctctctctgtctctctccatctctgtctctgtctctctctctctcacacacacacacatgaggggGGAGTAGGAGTACTATATAAACTGCAGGTGTGAATTGTGGATCAGCTTGCGTTGGGTGATcactttattatttgtgtatacatCTAAGCATCAAGAAGTATATATTCAATATACAATTTCCCCACTCAATTATATCCCTGATAAAGATAAAATACAGTTGAAGCACAGATAAAAAagttgaaacattaaaaaaataaactcagagTGATTGCAATATGTGAAGAAAGTGTGCCAATGTCACAAAGTTGATAGTCAATATGTACATCCTAAATGTCACTATCTCATAAAAGTCACCTTTGGCACCTGTCTTAGGCAGCATATACTGTAAATTGAAGGACATATTCTTTTTTTAGAACAAGTCCACATTACCCCAAGATCTGAGTCATCCTCCAACCCCCTCTGAGATGCTTACCGTGGTTGGGACTTCCTTGATGGCCTCCTGATATACTTGTTGCTCTTTAACCAAGTTGCTGGGGAAATAACCCACAATTCCCATCTCATCCTGGTGGTCACCATAAACCTGTGTACCCAGAACAGCAGCAGTCAGTGCAAAGCTGATGTCAGGGGGTTTGAGAAATTTCTTCCCTCATAATGAAAAAGACATGAGCCAGAGCTCTCCTTTTGCTGTGCACTGCAGGGAATTGAGAGTAAATCTGAAATCCACTGGCAGCACCAGGAGTGGTGTGTCTGTTCTTTTGGGGGCAGGCCTGAGTTCTTTCACTATTTTAACACTACTTCACTTTCTGCAGTCTCCAGGCTTGCCTGGGAtttcaataaaaagtttaaagcaaATAGACACTCGTTTTAAAGTATGTATACCTCCCACTTCTTAACAATCCAAAGGGACATATATAGAATACATTCTGGTCGAATACTTCATCAATTTAGAATGTATCTTTGGGATAACATCAGCCATGCTTCATTCCTCCATGAGTTCTTCACGGTCTGTGGGTACATTTTAATTCAAGACAGCAGCTTCTGAGGAATCAGAGGATTCTAACATTTCCTGAAGAAACATTCCCTTTTAGACAGACCACTAACAGGCAATCCTTCCTCTTGGCAAGTGCTCTGACATTTTTTGAAAGAGACTCAACTTTTATGTAATGTAGAAGCATCAGTATGCATGGTTTTTTGCTTCTCAAAACATCATTTGACTTACCTTCAATTTTAttatgagattttttaaaaaaatacaacagcagaaaatgaatttgaatttttgtgtttccatttaCATTCCCCACATTGTCTTTACAGATACTATTAGGCATTAAAGGGGTTGAAGATAGGAAAGCCAGGAAAAGctaaaagcaacataaaaatcTCATCTTACACTGCCAGCCCAAAACTCTCCAGCTCCATTTTCTTTCACCAGCTTGGAATAAACATAGATTTGCTGCCCTTTCTTGACATTGATGAACCTACAGTCTGGGGCATTGTAATCTTCCTGTGCTTTAGCAAGAGAAATAgtgtctggaagaaaaaaaaagtgactagGTTACTAAGAGTAAGAAGGCAAAGCATAAGAAAAGTATGAAAGTCCAGCTGGGCttcaaacagaaagagaaagctggAAGATTAAAAGCTGCAACAAAATCTTAGGCAAATAAATTCTCCACAGTTAGACACCAAAGACAGACCACAAGACACAGtgctgggcacacacacacacacacacacacacacacacacacacacacacacacacacacacacatttaagatTCACTATGAAGTCTAATCTGGCTTTATGCCAGACATATTTTTGATTATATAATAGAAAGATAATGAAAACTGAACCATTAACAACTTCTTACAGACACACTCGTCATCTGCACACAACTTCTTAGAAGAAAGTTTATCCATAAATACTCCATTCCCGGCACACAGAGCCACAAGACCCCCAAGCAAAAGAATCAATATTCTTGCCATCTTCTTTGTTCGCTGTTTTGACTAGCACTCTTTGCCTGACTTCAGTGGTTCTTTTATTTGAAAGCCAGACCTCTGGCTAAACACCCAGCCAATAGGAAGGGGCCATCCCCCACCCTGACTTTCATAATTTGGCTCCTGGATTCCAGAGGCTGTTTAGCATTTCATTTTCCAGAAAGAGTCAAGTTCTATCTCTTGTTCCACACAAATGATGCACCAATGTTAAAGTTACATCTGCGGTGGCTGTAATGTCTACCAGCAGGGTAGTGTTGAGAAGATTGTGAGAATGCCAACTAttgttgatttttctattttgtaccCCCATCCTTTCAGTTTATGAGAAAACA
Coding sequences within it:
- the Otor gene encoding otoraplin; the protein is MARILILLLGGLVALCAGNGVFMDKLSSKKLCADDECVYTISLAKAQEDYNAPDCRFINVKKGQQIYVYSKLVKENGAGEFWAGSVYGDHQDEMGIVGYFPSNLVKEQQVYQEAIKEVPTTDIDFFCE